The following proteins are co-located in the Trichomycterus rosablanca isolate fTriRos1 chromosome 14, fTriRos1.hap1, whole genome shotgun sequence genome:
- the LOC134326267 gene encoding LOW QUALITY PROTEIN: zinc finger protein 239-like (The sequence of the model RefSeq protein was modified relative to this genomic sequence to represent the inferred CDS: substituted 1 base at 1 genomic stop codon) produces GKSFTTQSNLQRHQRIHTGEKPYHCSECGKSFTTQSNLQRHQRIHTREKPYHCSECGKSFTMQSHLQQHQRIHTGEKPYHCLECGKSFAYSNALKVHQRIHTGEKPYYCSECGKSFAQQVNLQQHQRIHTGEKPYHCSECGKSFAEHSTLQNHQRIHTGEKPYNCTECGKSFTQSSAFKVHQRIHTGEKPYYCSECGKIFANEKNLKQHQRIHIEKLHHCXECGKYFIAYYVLQQHQRIHTGERSHYCSLSSYYKSFI; encoded by the exons gggaagagttttactacgcagagtaatctccaacgacaccagcgcattcatacaggagagaagccgtatcactgttcagagtgtgggaagagttttactacgcagagtaatctccaacgacaccagcgcattcatacacgagagaagccatatcactgctcagagtgtgggaagagttttacaatgcagagtcatctccaacaacaccagcgcattcatacaggagagaaaccgtatcactgcttggagtgtgggaagagttttgcttacagtaatgctcttaaagtacaccagcgtattcacacaggagagaaaccatattactgctcagagtgtggaaagagttttgctcaacaggttaacctccaacaacaccagcgtattcacacaggagagaaaccatatcactgctcagagtgtggaaagagttttgctgaacatagtacccttcaaaaccaccagcgtattcacacaggagagaaaccatataactgcactgagtgtggaaagagttttactcaaagtagtgcctttaaagtacaccagcgtattcacacaggagagaaaccgtattactgctcagagtgtggaaagatttttgctaATGAAAAGAATCTCAAAcagcatcagcgtattcacatagaaaaactacatcactgttaagagtgtgggaagtattttattgcatattatgttctccaacaacaccagcgcattcacacaggagagaggtcGCATTACTGTTCATt gtcttCTTattataaaagctttatctaa